Proteins from a single region of Anolis carolinensis isolate JA03-04 chromosome Y, rAnoCar3.1.pri, whole genome shotgun sequence:
- the LOC134292933 gene encoding protein phosphatase Slingshot homolog 1-like, with protein sequence MALVTLQRSPTPSAASSSASNSELDAGSDEERRLNLSLSESFFMVKGAALFLQQGNSPQGPRTSTHLHKHAGDLPQHLQVMINLLRCEDRIKLAVRLESAWTDRVRYMVVVDSSGRQDTEENILLGVDFSSKESNSCTIGMVLRLWSDTKIHLDGDGGFSVSTAGKMHIFKPVSVQAMWSALQILYKACDVARQYNYFPGGMALVWATYYESCIASEQSCLNEWNAMQDLESTRPDSPALYVDKPTERELAERLIKAKLRSIMMSKDLENITSKEIRNELEKHMSCNLKEFKEFIDNEMLRILGQMDRPSLIFDHLYLGSEWNASNLEELRGLGVDYILNVTREIDNFFPGMFTYHNIRVYDEETTDLLAHWNQAYHFINKAKRNRSKCLVHCKMGVSRSASTVIAYAMKEFGWSAEEAYNYVKQKRNITRPNAGFMRQLQEYQGILDASKQRHNKLWKQQPEDRLPQNVDSSNGSEDFPLDRLDTESEDFQHCFRCLSDTFPGDGEAFFPADGLQKDALLDESDLYTDETDDLPFLGSSSKSEAENPTSKVTVEEKKGHHGAGGWKDTSGAEDGEKPLEQWKRHSSDPEEESRTNNESPGSNHSKRSCPEDFEHDAVFGILSKVKPSYKPCGDCIYSSAGDVFAEPCARLPPPPPPCRSPTAVCTQPSFQPVLEEEPKEIQGTKPNSLPLVLAAGDTPGSRHAQEGALLRKDLRSSKDLKHLLFSKDPEKPTATSYLMQHQESLLQLQKAGLVRKHTKELEWLKSTSGAAADMTIPEEPQEVAAHPDKAPPLCPSLSRDAGNDAEKLRTTPPAAGPSCKTEHSSGFSKDFLKTICYTPPSSSRSSNLTRSSSSDSIHSVRGKPGLVKQRTQEIETRLRLAGLTVSSPLKRSNSLAKLGSLNLSSEDLAGDGELSALASARKTQSGEPPADCNFRLSPKNTEEGAKLKPTPGKLKDMSWLGKS encoded by the exons ttGGATGCCGGGAGCGATGAGGAGCGCAGACTGAACCTGAG CCTCAGCGAGAGCTTTTTCATGGTGAAGGGAGCGGCCTTGTTTCTCCAGCAAGGAAACAGCCCGCAAGGCCCGCGCACCTCCACTCACCTCCACAAACATGCAG GTGACTTGCCCCAGCACCTGCAGGTGATGATCAACCTCCTCCGCTGCGAGGACAGGATCAAGTTG GCCGTGCGGCTCGAAAGCGCGTGGACGGACCGAGTGCGGTACATGGTGGTGGTCGACAGCAGTGGCCGCCAAGACACGGAGGAGAACATCCTCCTGGGAGTGGATTTCTCCAGCAAAGAGAG CAACAGCTGTACCATCGGGATGGTCCTTCGCTTGTGGAGCGACACCAAGATCCACCTGGATGGGGACGG CGGATTCAGCGTCAGCACCGCCGGGAAGATGCATATCTTCAAGCCGGTCTCAGTCCAGGCAATGTG GTCCGCCCTGCAGATCCTGTACAAGGCATGCGACGTGGCGAGGCAGTACAACTACTTCCCCGGCGGGATGGCGCTGGTCTGGGCCACCTACTACGAGAGCTGCATCGCCTCGGAGCAGAGCTGCCTCAACGAGTGGAACGCCATGCAGGACCTGGAGTCCACCCGCCCCGACTCGCCGGCCTTATACGTGGACAA GCCAACGGAGAGGGAGCTGGCGGAACGGCTCATCAAGGCCAAACTCCGGAGTATTATGATGAGCAAAGACCTGGAGAACATCACTTCGAAAGAA aTCCGGAACGAGCTGGAGAAGCACATGAGCTGCAATTTGAAAGAGTTCAAAGAGTTCATCGACAATGAGATGCTGCGCATCCTGGGCCAGATGGACAGACCCTCCTTGATTTTCGATCACCTGTATCTG GGTTCGGAGTGGAACGCCTCCAACCTGGAGGAGCTCCGAGGCCTGGG CGTGGACTACATCCTGAATGTCACCCGGGAGATCGACAATTTCTTCCCCGGCATGTTTACCTACCACAACATCCGTGTCTACGATGAAGAGACGACGGACCTCCTGGCCCACTGGAACCAGGCCTACCACTTCATCAACAAAGCCAA GAGAAACCGCTCCAAGTGCCTGGTCCACTGCAAAATGGGCGTGAGCCGCTCGGCCTCGACGGTCATCGCGTATGCCATGAAGGAGTTTGGCTGGTCCGCGGAGGAGGCCTACAACTACGTGAAGCAGAAGCGCAACATCACGAGGCCCAACGCCGGCTTCATGAGGCAGCTCCAGGAATACCAAGGCATCCTGGATGCCAG CAAACAGCGTCACAACAAGCTGTGGAAGCAGCAGCCGGAAGACCGCCTCCCCCAGAATGTGGACAGTTCCAACGGGTCGGAGGATTTTCCACTGGACCGTTTGGACACTGAGTCGGAGGACTTCCAGCACTGTTTCCGCTGCCTCTCGGACACTTTCCCCGGCGACGGGGAGGCCTTTTTCCCGGCGGACGGCCTGCAGAAGGATGCGCTTCTGGACGAGTCCGACCTGTACACCGACGAGACCGACGACCTGCCCTTTTTGGGGTCCTCCTCCAAGTCGGAAGCGGAAAACCCAACGAGCAAGGTGACGGTGGAGGAGAAGAAAGGACATCACGGGGCCGGAGGATGGAAGGACACCTCAGGGGCGGAGGACGGGGAGAAGCCCCTGGAGCAGTGGAAGCGGCACTCGTCTGATCCAGAGGAGGAAAGCAGGACCAACAACGAGAGCCCCGGCAGCAACCACAGCAAGCGGAGCTGCCCCGAGGACTTTGAG CACGACGCCGTCTTTGGGATCCTCAGCAAAGTCAAGCCTTCCTACAAGCCGTGTGGCGACTGCATCTACTCCTCGGCCGGCGACGTCTTTGCAGAGCCCTGCGCGAGGCTGCCGCCACCGCCTCCTCCGTGCCGCAGCCCCACCGCCGTCTGCACGCAGCCCTCCTTTCAACCCGTTTTGGAGGAAGAGCCGAAGGAGATCCAGGGCACAAAACCAAACAGCTTGCCTTTGGTGTTGGCGGCGGGCGACACGCCGGGCTCCCGACATGCTCAGGAAGGCGCTTTGCTCAGGAAAGACCTCCGGTCGAGCAAGGACCTCAAGCACTTGCTCTTCAGCAAAGACCCCGAGAAGCCCACGGCCACCAGCTACTTGATGCAGCACCAAGAGTCCCTCCTTCAGCTCCAGAAGGCCGGCCTGGTCCGGAAGCACACCAAAGAGCTCGAGTGGCTCAAGAGCACCTCCGGCGCCGCGGCCGACATGACCATCCCGGAGGAACCCCAAGAGGTGGCCGCCCACCCCGACAAGGCGCCTCCCCTCTGCCCCTCGCTTTCTCGGGACGCTGGAAACGACGCCGAGAAGCTCCGCACAACCCCTCCGGCGGCCGGGCCCTCCTGCAAGACGGAGCACTCCAGCGGCTTCAGCAAAGACTTCCTCAAGACCATCTGCTACACCCCTCCCTCCTCGTCGCGGAGCTCCAACCTGACGCGCAGCTCCAGCAGCGACAGCATCCACAGCGTCCGGGGGAAGCCCGGCCTGGTCAAGCAGCGCACCCAGGAGATCGAGACCCGGCTGCGCCTCGCCGGCCTGACCGTCTCCTCGCCGCTGAAGCGCTCCAACTCCCTGGCCAAGCTGGGCAGCCTCAACCTCTCCTCCGAGGACCTCGCCGGCGACGGGGAGCTCTCCGCCTTGGCAAGCGCGAGGAAGACCCAGTCCGGCGAGCCCCCCGCGGACTGCAATTTCCGTCTGTCTCCGAAAAACACGGAAGAGGGCGCAAAGCTGAAGCCCACGCCGGGGAAATTAAAGGACATGTCCTGGCTTGGGAAGAGCTGA